The DNA region GAAACATCTGTGTGAAACATCTGTTCCATCTGTGTGAAACATCTGTGTGAAACATCTGTGTGAAACATCTGTTCCTTCTGTGTGAAACATCTGTGTGAAACTTCTGTGTGAAACATCTGTTCCATCTGTGTGAAACATCTGTTCCATCTGTGTGAAACATCTGTGTGAAACATCTGTTCCTTCTGTGTGAAACATCTGTGTGAAACATCTGTTCCTTCTGTGTGAAACATCTGTGTGAAACATCTGTTCCATCTGTGTGAAACATCTGTGTGAAACATCTGTGTGAAACATCTGTTCCTTCTGTGTGTGGTTTCTCTGCAGCAGCCCGAACATCTGGGCGGGTCCTGTGCGTCGTGGTCCCGTTCGGCTCCGTGTTTTTGGGTTTCAGAGTTccggtgtgtttgttttccttgGCTCCGCCCTCACCTGTCGTCCTGAGCCACGCCCAGTGGGTGGAGCCGGCCCGCGCCCAGCAGCGTCCTCCCCAGCCACAGTAGGAGCCGGGAGTACCAGTGCATCCCGCGGCCGTGGCCCCCAGTGTTCCCAGTGTTCCCAGTCCAGCTGTGCGCCAGCCTCAGGGGGGCGAAGGCCCAGTGAGCCAGCCAGTGCTGCTCCACCACGGCGTAGCAGGACGCCACCACCCCGTCCACCACCAGCGTGCCCCTCCGGGTCAGCGGTGCGAACGCCCCCCGCCTCACGTGCACACCGACCCGGCTGATCCGGGACAGGCGCCCCACTGCGCCCTCTGACACCAGCAGACACTGGCCCGGCTCGGCTCGGCTGGCGTACACAGTTCTGAGGGCGCCGGGGGctggctccgccccctcagaGCAGTTCCCCTCGGACACAAAGACGAGGTGGGCGGCGGTGAGGGAGAGCCGTGCCCCGGCCTCGGTCTGCAGGGTGTAGAAGAGCCTGCGGGTGGTGGGGTCCCGGTCCAGGAAGGTCAGCACCTCGCTGAACACCAGCCGCCCGCCGCCGTCGCTGCCCGCCGAGGCCAGGACCCGCTCGCCGGGGCGCAGGGCGCTGATGGACCTCTGAGCGCCGCCCTCCAACGTCACCGAGGCGTTGCCGGGGAAACAGCCTCCAGACTTTGCTGCCACTGAGTGGTCTGAGGATGGAGACAAAGAGGAACAGGACGGTGAAACAAGGCTCATAAAACTGATTTAaatggttaaagggatagttcgcctctttagacatgaagctgtgtgacatcccatatcagcaacatcatttctgaacatcttcttaccccctgctgcgtcctgtgagcagagttccagcctcgttttggtgttgatgaaggtagtccggctagttggctggggtttaaaaaataaagccttttgcttctcagaacaatatgcgttcaacagagtaatacatttgcatcacaaaatggttctccaggaaaaagtcagacctcacaatcgcttggccctattttctctcccttcgtatcactgcctgctgtgtaaactgtgcagaccgaagtgcagagcgagcagtcccctgcttccgagcagcaaacagcgtaacaggcgcggctgtcggcaggcggcagcaggcagtgatatgaagggagagaaaatagggccaagcgattgtgaggtctgactttttcctggagaacgattttgtgatgcaaatgtattactctgttgaacgcatgttgttctgagaagcaaaacgctttattttttaaaccccagccaactagctggactaccttcatcaacaccaaaacgaggctggaactctgctcacaggacgcagcagggggtaagaagatgttcagaaatgatgttactgatatgggatgtcatacagcttcatgtcaaaagaggcgaactgtccctttaaaataaGGCTCATGAAGCTGACAGCTCAAAGTTAACGATGTACTTTAAACTCGTTCCTTCTATATAATAAAGCTTATAATTGGGGCTCTTTCATCGGGATCATAGGTCCAATCCTCCATCTGCTTATATTTCTACGTCAGCACTTTCCACCCACTGAGTCAGCATTCAGATCTATAGCGCAGTGCATTGTGGGGCAGTGGAGGGAAGCAGTGATTAACTTAAATGTTGTAAAGTCATATCCTGCCAGCTTTTCCCTCTTTAAAAGGTTCTGTCTGCAGCCAGCTGTGGCGTTCCCTCTTTAAAAGGTTCTGTCTGCCTGCAGCCAGCTGTGGTGTTCCCTCTTTAAAAggttctgtctgtctgcagccagctgtggtgttccctctttaaaaggttctgtctgtctgcagccagctgtggtgttccctctttaaaaggttctgtctgtctgcagccagctgtggcgttccctctttaaaaggttctgtctgcagccagctgtggtgttccctctttaaaaggttctgtctgcagccagctgtggtgttccctctttaaaaggttctgtctgcagccagctgtggtgttccctctttaaaaggttctgtctgtctgcagccagctgtggtgttccctctttaaaaggttctgtctgtctgcagccagctgtggcgttccctctttaaaaggttctgtctgtctgcagccagctgtggcgttccctctttaaaaggttctgtctgtctgcagccagctgtggtgttccctctttaaaaggttctgtctgcagccagctgtggcgttccctctttaaaaggttctgtctgcagccagctgtggcgttccctctttaaaaggttctgtctgcagccagctgtggcgttccctctttaaaaggttctgtctgtctgcagccagctgtggtgttccctctttaaaaggttctgtctgcagccagctgtggtgttccctctttaaaaggttctgtctgtctgcagccagctgtggtgttccctctttaaaaggttctgtctgcagccagctgtggcgttccctctttaaaaggttctgtctgtctgcagccagctgtggcgttccctctttaaaaggttctgtctgcagccagctgtggcgttccctctttaaaaggttctgtctgcagccagctgtggtgttccctctttaaaaggttctgtctgtctgcagccagctgtggcgttccctctttaaaaggttctgtctgcagccagctgtggtgttccctctttaaaaggttctgtctgcagccagctgtggtgttccctctttaaaaggttctgtctgcagccagctgtggtgttccctctttaaaaggttctgtctgtctgcagccagctgtggtgttccctctttaaaaggttctgtctgtctgcagccagctgtggtgttccctctttaaaaggttctgtctgtctgcagccagctgtggtgttccctctttaaaaggttctgtctgcagccagctgtggtgttccctctttaaaaggttctgtctgtctgcagccaGCTGTGGTGTTCCCTCTTTAAAAGGTTCTGTCTGCAGCCTGCTGTGGTGTTCCCTCTTTAAAAggttctgtctgtctgcagccaGCTGTGGTGTTCCCTCTTTAAAAGGTTCTGTCTGCAGCCTGCTGTGGTGTTCCCTCTTTAAAAggttctgtctgtctgcagccagctgtggcgttccctctttaaaaggttctgtctgcagccagctgtggtgttccctctttaaaaggttctgtctgcagccagctgtggtgttccctctttaaaaggttctgtctgcagccagctgtggtgttccctctttaaaaggttctgtctgtctgcagccagctgtggtgttccctctttaaaaggttctgtctgcagccagctgtggtgttccctctttaaaaggttctgtctgcagccagctgtggtgttccctctttaaaaggttctgtctgtctgcagccagctgtggtgttccctctttaaaaggttctgtctgcagccagctgtggtgttccctctttaaaaggttctgtctgcagccagctgtggtgttccctctttaaaaggttctgtctgtctgcagccaGCTGTGGTGTTCCCTCTTTAAAAGGTTCTGTCTGCAGCCAGCTGTGGCGTTCCCTCTTTAAAAGGTTCTTTCTCCGGGTGTTCAACATCTGGATTATTGTTCACAGCACCGACTTTTGGGAGGATTTTACATGGACTAAAGAGTTGGGACTAAATTATGGGATGGATGCCATGTGTGTGGTTCTGGAGTTTGGGTACAGATGGGGATCATTTCAGCTCATAATGCAAAGCTCAACATTTGCCCCCGGTGCGCTCTTTTCTTAAACACAGTGaagaaatataaatataaaatataaatatatatactgtggaacacagctgaaacacaacTCTAAGAGAAAGTATTACCTTCCTAACTGTCCTCCTGGGTGGAGCACAGGTGAAACTCTGAGCTGAAATGTGTTGGTGAGTTAAGGAGAAATCCCACTTCAGTCCGGGGGCTTTGCTGCCCCCTAGTGGTTGTTTCCTCTTGCTGCCTACAGTCCAGCCTCCTTTAAGAGGGATCTGATGAAGAGTTCAAGCCTCCGCTGGCAGGATTTACCTTCCCACAGAGGAGTTTTTCTTATTTGCCTTGTTTAggttttttaaaggaaaaagtaagaggctttaaaaaaaaaaaaaaaaaaaaaaaaaggagaaatcatcaaaaaataagaaaaaaaaataccaacttGATTGGTTGCCCTTCTGATCAAGTCAAGGACTGGGCCCTCGCAACCCGATCTGGGGGGGGAAGAAGAGAGGAAACGGAGGAAGAGGAAGGGAAAAGAGGGAAGAAGCAGGAGAAGGGAGAAAGAAAAGTGAAATCTCAGTTACCACTCTGAAAAATGTGTCATGGGTGGGTGTTTAATTCTGATGCATTTTAACAGGGCGGCGAGACTTTCAGCACATCTGTGTGTTCACCTCTGGATGACACATCTGTGTTACTTCTCATGCTGGCTGCACATTCTCAAACATAAACTCTGCGACCGGCAGCCATGTTGCACCAcgatgagaagaagaagaagtcagCAGCTGATCTGATGCATCTGCTTAAAAACCTTCAGACAGGACGTaaacctttctttctttccccaGGATCAGAATGTTCTGGAGTGGTAACCAGCTTTGGGCTTCCCTTTGTCCTTTTTACCAACACAAACTGCCGCTGGTTTGGACTCGCACAACCTTGCAAATCTCCAAAGAACCGGCAGAACCGTTGCTTGCCTGAATAAAATGGCCTTAATAAAGCTGCTGCCTTGGATTTTATGTCTATTCGAAAGCTGCTTTCTTCTTTCAGTTCAGCAGACGAGATGCTgaagtttttttaaatgaaagtttTACAATAAAACAGTGATGATTAAGTGTCCGTGTTGATCTGAAACCGGATTTCTTCACCAAAACTCAGTTCTTTGGTCGTCAAACAGCGAGTTAAAGGTCGGGGAACAGGCCTGAAGCGGCCCTCTGACTGCGTTAGCAGCACAGAGACTTACAGGTTCTGTATAGGCAGGTCCACAGGATGATTAGCATGGaacttgggctgtgttcgaaaccgccgacttctcccactactcctactaactttaactttttttaagctcccggatgcatactagattctgctaaatgttgggtatgcatcacgaggttactactcatactcaaactacccaagatgcaacgtaacgtgacgtcgccgatcgtcatttcctgtcaaaacggcagtttcaagctagctacaacgagggtaggttcacttcctgttttcaaaacaaaagcaccaattgtatggtaatggctttccctatgataaaaggcaacgggtattttattttgtgaaaataaccggaagtgcgttactcactgcagctagctttagtagcgccgaattcatgggaacaaaattgtaaacagctggtattttgtcaggttttcaacacgttggggatctaaacgactactttctgacctgaaaatgtttcaaatgttgctaaagtttacagagtttagagcttaagagaaatcagcttcaggccggctgatttcagctcgggcaggagcaaaatgcattgtgggtaaacgctctgcatactgtctgatcaatgagtatgtagtatgcagtatgcagtatgcagtatgtagtatgcagtatgtagtatgcagtatgcagtatggaagtatgcagtatgtagtatgcagtatgcagtatgcagtatgtagtatgtagtatgcagtatgcagtatgtagtatgcagtatgtagtatggaagtatgcagtatgtagtatgcagtatgtagtatgcagtatgcagtatgtagtatgcagtatgtagtatggaagtatgcagtatgcagtatgtagtatgcagtatgtagtatgtagtatgtagtatgcagtatgtagtatggaagtatgcagtatgtagtatgcagtatgtagtatgcagtatgcagtatgtagtatgcagtatgtagtatggaagtatgcagtatgtagtatgtagtatgcagtatgcagtatgcagtatgtagtatgcagtatgtagtatggaagtatgcagtatgcagtatgtagtatgcagtatgtagtatgcagtatgtagtatgcagtatgtagtatgtagtatgtagtatgcagtatgtagtatgtagtatgcagtatgtagtatgcagtatgcagtatgcagtatgcagtatgtagtatgcagtatgtagtatgtagtatgcagtatgtagtatgcagtatgcagtatgtagtatgtagtatgcagtatgcagtatgtagtatgcagtatgtagtatggaagtatgcagtatgtagtatgcagtatgtagtatgcagtatgcagtatgtagtatggaagtatgcagtatgcagtatgtagtatgcagtatgtagtatgtagtatgtagtatgcagtatgtagtatggaagtatgcagtatgtagtatgcagtatgtagtatgcaatatgtagaaggcagtatgtagtatgtagtatgcagtatgcagtatgcagtatgtagtatgcagtatgtagtatggaagtatgcagtatgtagtatgcagtatgtagtatgcagtatgcagtatgtagtatgcagtatgtagtatggaagtatgcagtatgcagtatgcagtatgtagtatgcagtatgtagtatgcagtatgtagtatgtagtatgcagtatgtagtatgtagtatgcagtatgtagtatgcagtatgtagtatgtagtatgcagtatgtagtatgcagtatgcagtatgcagtatgtagtatgtagtatgcagtatgtagtatgtagtatgcagcagtatgcagtatgcagtatatagtatgtagtatatagtatgtagtatgtagtatgcagtatgtagtatgtagtatgcagcagtatgcagtatgcagtatatagtatgtagtatgtagtatgcagtatgtagtatgcagtatgcagtatatagtatatagtatgtagaatgtagtatgcagtatgtagtatgtagaatgtagtatgcagtatgcagtatatagtatgtagtatgtagtatggagtatgtagtatgtagtatgcagtatgcagtatatagtatgtaatatgtagtatgcagtatgcagtatatagtatgtagtatgtagtatgcagtatgtagtatgcagtatgcagtatgtagtatgcagtatgcagtatgcagtatgcagtatgtagtatgcagtatgtagtatgtagtatgcagtatatagtatgtagtatgtagtatgcagtatgcagtatgtagtatgtagtatgcagtatatagtatgtagtatgtagtatccagtatgcagtatgcagtatatagtatgtagtatgtagtatgcagtatgtagtatgcagtatgcagtatgcattatgtagtatgtagtatgtagtatgcagtatgcagtatatagtatgtagtatgtagtatgcagtatgtagtatgcagtatgcattatgtagtatgtagtatgcagtatgcagtatatagtatgtagtatgcagtatgcagtatgtagtatgcagtatgcattatgtagtatgtagtatgtagtatgcagtatgcagtatgcattatgtagtatgtagtatgtagtatgcagtatgcagtatgtagtatgcagtatgcagtatatagtatgtagtatgcagtatatagtatgtagtatgtagtatgtagtatgcagtatatagtatgtagtatgcagtatgcagtatgtagtatgtagtatgtagtatgtagtatgtagtatgcagtatgtagtatgtagtatgtagtatgtagtatgtagtatgcagtatgcagtatgtagtatgtagtatgtagtatgaagtttgtagtatgtagtatgtagtatgtagtatgcggtttcgaacacagccttggacTATAGATGGGACATGAACAAGTTTTCATCTTATATCTATTATTCCTATTCAGCCTGAGCAGAGGTTACACTGTTTCAGACACAGTTCCTGAACTCTCAGGAGGTATTTTCTGAGGTATTTTATGTCCCGAGGCTTCCTTCAGACCCCTAACAGAGCACCTGCAGGGGCAGAACTGGAATGCAAGTAACATCTTTAAAAATGTTCGCTAAAAACTAAACAACCTGAGAAAAACCCACTTACGCCCTGGACGTGACCTCGATAGAAACGAGACTCACACAGCCAAATATTTTCACTGCAAACACCTGAATTTGTGGTCAAATTTGAGCTCCTCAAAAACCCTGATGCAAGGTTGTATTAAAGCACAGATGAGGCAAGCAAGAAAGCCCCAAAAACCTGAGGAAACAGGGAGTGGCTGACAGACGGAGGAGAAGGCCAAGAAGAGCCGAGAAAGAGCCGGTTGGTGTTATGTGCGAGACAGAAAAGAGTTAAAAGAGTTAAAAGAGTAAAAGAGTGAGGAAGCAGGAGCAGTTTGTGTTCCTTCAAAGGGAACAAAATGGAGTCCGGGTTTAAATAACTGGAGATCGTGCTCCAACGACATGAAGTGAATGTAGTGGAGACAGAGTGGGACTTAAAAAGGTATTATTTCAAATGTTGCGAAACTCTGAGACCTGACTTTTGACATCAAGAAGACATTTTTTGTGGAATGTAAACACTGCCGTGATAAGCTGTTAGGGAAACGTGTCCGAGCCACCGAACCTCCCGGAAAAGTTAActttgccacacacacacacacactgagcttGTTAAACAGTTTAAGATTGTAAAGCTTTGCTCAGATTTGTAGGTTAAAAACCGGGTTAAGGTCTTACAAAACTGCTTGTTTGCTTTTCCTACACAGTGAGAGGAGGTTTCCATCCAGCTGCTGTTTATCTTTTTGAAACAACTCACATATTTAACATAGATGGAAAAGAGCGTTTAGTTGAATTGTCCTGATGCTGATTTTCTCTTTTTGGTTCACAAAGAGCCACCGAGAGGACAGTCTCTCCTGATCCCAAATACGAGTCGATTCTGGAGGGATGTGGGGGGAAAATGGGCGAAACAAAGTGTTCGACATGCAGCTCAGAGCATAAATCATTTATGAAAGATGGTGGTTTGGTTAAATATTGGACCAAAGCAGGCTGATACTGCATACCTCTCCTTCACATCCAGGCTGAGAACTTTTTCTAACTCTAACAAGGCGCCTTGAGTCACATGTAAGCACAAAAACACCCATTAAAATGGAGCTTTGAAGGTTAAAACTCATCAAATTGGACTGACATAACCGCTCTGGCATTGTTGGGAAGAATATTACGCTGAAGCTATGTGGTTAGTCGGGACTATTTGTCTGCTAAGGAGCGAGCCGAGGTGGAGGGACGCCACTGGTCAGATGGTTTGCAGTTACCCAAAAACTACAGATCGAATTGTAAAAACTCCCCTTGTGTGTTTATTTGCAGGACTACTCTACACGCAACGGTCACATGAAACTTCAGGTTTATTGGGATCTGGATCCAGGATCCTTTTATTCAGCCTTTGGCAGAGACACGAGCTCTCGGACCGCGGCTGTTTGTTCGTGTGTTTTCCCATCGTGGTAACTCTGCCACTGAAGGGTCAACCTGAAGAAACTTTGGAAAAAgacgaacaaaaaaaaagaaaaaggaaaaacacccGATTTGATTTCCTGTTTTAGGTGGAAATATTTAGATTTCTTTAACACCTCGATGagtacggagcccctaaagggacatagagggattttttttttttgagagatctcgcaaaaagtattgcgggatctcgcaaaaagtattgctggatctcgcaaaaagtattgcgggatctcacaaaaagtattgctggatctcgcaaaaagtattgcgggatctcgcaaaaagtattgcgagaGCTCAcaaaaagtattgcgagatctcgcaaaaagtattgcgagttcctgcaaaaagtattgcgggatctcacaaaaagtattgcgggatctcacaaaaagtattgcgggatctcgcaaaaagtattgcaAGTTCCtgcaaaaagtattgcgagttcctgcaaaaagtattgcgggatctcgcaaaaagtattgcgggatctcgcaaaaagtattgcgggatttcgcaaaaagtattgcgggatctcgcaaaaagtattgcgagatctcgcaaaaagtattgctggatctcacaaaaagtattgcgggatctcacaaaaagtattgcgggatctcgccaaaagtattgctggatctcacaaaaagtattgcgggatctcacaaaaagtattgcgggatctcgcaaaaagtattgcaAGTTCctgcaaaaagtattgcgggatctcgcaaaaagtattgcaAGTTCctgcaaaaagtattgcgggatctcgcaaaaagtattgcgagatctcgcaaaaagtattgctggatctcacaaaaagtattgcgggatctcgccaaaagtattgctggatctcacaaaaagtattgcgggatctcacaaaaagtattgcgg from Odontesthes bonariensis isolate fOdoBon6 chromosome 11, fOdoBon6.hap1, whole genome shotgun sequence includes:
- the LOC142391515 gene encoding indian hedgehog B protein-like; the encoded protein is MLLQTLVTCLAGCAFLLSPGSEGCGPGRGYGKRRSARKLAPLAYKQFSPNVAEKTLGASGRYEGKITRNSERFKELTPNYNPDIIFKDEENTGADRMMTQRCKDKLNSLAISVMNLWPNVRLRVTEGWDEDGHHSEESLHYEGRAVDITTSDRDRNKYAMLARLAVEAGFDWVYYESKAHIHCSVKSDHSVAAKSGGCFPGNASVTLEGGAQRSISALRPGERVLASAGSDGGGRLVFSEVLTFLDRDPTTRRLFYTLQTEAGARLSLTAAHLVFVSEGNCSEGAEPAPGALRTVYASRAEPGQCLLVSEGAVGRLSRISRVGVHVRRGAFAPLTRRGTLVVDGVVASCYAVVEQHWLAHWAFAPLRLAHSWTGNTGNTGGHGRGMHWYSRLLLWLGRTLLGAGRLHPLGVAQDDR